CCACAACATCGATATCATGAGCGAAGGTGTTGATGTCGCCTTCAAGCTCGGCATCCTCGAAGACTCCAATTTGCGCATGCGCGGCATCATGAATTGCGAACGCGTAATCTGCGCATCACCGGACTATCTGGAAAAGCGCGGTACGCCGGCGACGCTCGACGAACTGATATCTGAACACCATGACTGCCTGCTTTTGCGGTATCCGGGTTCCAAGGAATATTACTGGACGCTGCAGACACCGGAAGGCCCGCGTAAGCTGGAAGTCAGCGGGCCCTATGATTCAGACGATGGCGATGTCCTGACGCGATGGGCACTGGATGGCCGTGGCATCATCAACAAACCGCTGTTTGAGGTCAAAAGCCATTTGAACGACGGAACTTTGCGAGCGATCCTCGAAGATACGCCGCCAGTCAGCATTCAGCTTGCGGCGATCTATCCGCACAAGCGGTTTCAGGACCCGAAAGTGCGGCTGATGATCGATTTCATGACCGAGCGCTGCCAGCGCCTGGTCAACGAGATGCTGAAATAGTTGAATTAATCAGGCAGGAACCCGCTTGCGTTCCCGGATAACCGCAGTTTGCGGATTTCGGTG
The Phyllobacterium zundukense DNA segment above includes these coding regions:
- a CDS encoding LysR family transcriptional regulator, whose protein sequence is MSYLDNLRVFVRVVELGNLSAAGRDQRASPAVASNRIKELERHLGVRLFNRTTRKLTPTEHGKVFYEGAVKIIEAINEAEAAIADLSKKPKGAIRITAPLGIGRRLIASGIPEFHDKYPDIEVRLRLSDHNIDIMSEGVDVAFKLGILEDSNLRMRGIMNCERVICASPDYLEKRGTPATLDELISEHHDCLLLRYPGSKEYYWTLQTPEGPRKLEVSGPYDSDDGDVLTRWALDGRGIINKPLFEVKSHLNDGTLRAILEDTPPVSIQLAAIYPHKRFQDPKVRLMIDFMTERCQRLVNEMLK